The window CAACGCTCGGCAGTAGCAGGCTTTGCGCGTTTACAAATGTTTAATATCAAAATAGTTACCACGTAGGCTATAAGTAAACCAATAAACGGAGCCAATACAATATAAGCGATGATTTTAAGCACATACTGCATCTCGATGGCGTGCAGTGCATTTGCACCCATATAAATAGCGTTGGTCATACCGGCGCCGGCAAAGCCGCCAATTAGTGTATGCGATGAACTTGAGGGGATACCAAACCACCAGGTAATTAAATTCCAGGATATAGCGGCCACCAAGCCAGCCAATATTACGTGCAGGGTAACGTAATGCTCCAACACAATTTTTGATACTGTATTGGCCACCTTATGGTCTTTTATAAAAAAGTACGCGGCAAAGTTAAATACAGCGGCAAGCAATACAGCCTGAAAAGGTGTAAGTACTTTTGTTGATACGATGGTTGCAATAGAGTTGGCAGCATCATGAAAACCGTTGGTGTAATCAAAAACGAGTGCAAGTAAAACTATAACAACAAGTAGGGAGGTAACCATTTAGTGATGATTAGGTATGCTTAAGCGTTTTTAACTAAAATAGATTCCATTACGTTGGCCGCGTCTTCGCACATATCTGTTGCGGTTTCAAGGGCGGCCAGGATTTCTTTATATTTTATCAGGCGGATAGCATCTTTTTCGTAAAGGAATAAATCGGCCACGGCACGGTCAAAAACATAATCGGCCTGGTTTTCCACGCTGTTTATCCTGATGCATGAATCGGCAATGTTGCGCACGTTGCGCAGATCCTTTAACTCGCGCACGGCCTTCTCCAGGTCGATGCTTGCCTGTAGGATCAGGTCAGATAGTTTACGGATGTGCTCGTTAAAATCATCTATCCGGTA is drawn from Mucilaginibacter ginsenosidivorax and contains these coding sequences:
- a CDS encoding inorganic phosphate transporter, with product MVTSLLVVIVLLALVFDYTNGFHDAANSIATIVSTKVLTPFQAVLLAAVFNFAAYFFIKDHKVANTVSKIVLEHYVTLHVILAGLVAAISWNLITWWFGIPSSSSHTLIGGFAGAGMTNAIYMGANALHAIEMQYVLKIIAYIVLAPFIGLLIAYVVTILILNICKRAKPATAERWFKRLQLISAAALSFAHGGNDAQKVMGILYVTLIAGKVIHAGAAMPEWIPLACYTAIAAGTMSGGWKIVKTMGSKITKVTPLEGVSAETAGAITLFITERFGIPVSTTHTITGSIIGVGLTKRVSAVRWGVTINLIWAWIITIPISALIAAGVFALLKVLG
- a CDS encoding DUF47 domain-containing protein → MSLNSIFQYFVPKDKKIFFPLFEQAANNVVAMATILVEAVNSNNTTTREELFKQIDKLENKGDEFTHQIYLELGKNFITPFDREDIHALATAIDDVADYIQGAANRMSLYRIDDFNEHIRKLSDLILQASIDLEKAVRELKDLRNVRNIADSCIRINSVENQADYVFDRAVADLFLYEKDAIRLIKYKEILAALETATDMCEDAANVMESILVKNA